In the Methanococcoides sp. LMO-2 genome, one interval contains:
- the smc gene encoding chromosome segregation protein SMC, translating to MYIKEIEFVNFKSFGKKVKIPFFDDFTTISGPNGSGKSNIIDGILFVLGLSSSRTLRAEKLTDLIYNGDKAKKPDFAQVTIRFDNTDREMPVDEDEVVISRKIRETESGYYSYFYFNGKAVSLTDVHNHLAKARVTPEGYNVVMQGDVTRIITMTAGERRKIIDEIAGVAEFDNKRDRALNELEIVRERIERADILIEEVEKQLEKLKVERDQAVKYQGLKQEKMKFEGFVLLAKLKDARVELENVSQDIVAKDEIREKLKQDLDLKQEKLEGLEDELKDLTSEIQRMGENEQIQIKKDIEEIKGEVSRCVNSIELADNEIEDIDSRRKKAFLDIEQTKNRVNEIDEKLSEESLRKDSIFSEISERKTERMILQSRIADVDEKFAQTRDELTSFKNELETVRNDKSELMRQEDRLLDSLRRRSAEVRDIENEIDDAKAKAQSSDSDTKSAQYEIEKNTEQINSLTKDLDDLESNRFQIKTVVTDLETTLRKQQQDYAMLEARVRAAEDTSNYSKAVDMIIAEKKHHGLPGIYGTIAELGSVDQKYSTALGVAAGGRMQAIVVETDQDASRGIQFLKQQRGGRATFLPLNKMEARRPYKDLSDRKGVIGYAIDLIDFDPKFEAAYWYVFRDTLIVDTLENARRLIGGLRMVTLEGEVIEKSGAMTGGSMQRKTGLSFAASEKDKLIKIAENITEFESRRNTAIKKLDAVEGHIADINREIHELEKEISKKEMIFEEIGSRSERLSQLIETKNIELAEIEEQRTKLREEMEEVVSQKNEKEERTGELEEKITSIEEKLSESEIPELNKQAERIDEEMRRLDGRIRDIEADINALNLDREYASTKIEDSRQLIKEMEEKRSTHRERVDGFKAKITELEVTLRNKEQREQELAEELREMQQKRALKQTEYNAAEKDLMATRSRLDDADKSMMALEATQKALADQTEELKEELERRGIEEVEDVPNYETVSTRIASIEKAMEKLEPVNMRAIDEYDEVDARVVDLKTRRAILFNEREQILDRIDQYETLKKDAFMETFNGINEPFKEIFNELSDGTGELVLDDFEDPFNGGLTLRAQPKEKTLQRLEAMSGGEKSLTALAFVFAIQQFRPAPFYAFDEIDMFLDGSNADRVAQRVKKAGTKAQFIVVSLRKPMIEAAERTIGVTMQENNITNITGVKLR from the coding sequence GTGTACATCAAAGAGATCGAATTTGTAAACTTCAAGTCTTTTGGGAAAAAAGTCAAAATACCATTCTTTGATGATTTTACCACCATATCAGGACCTAACGGTAGCGGGAAATCAAATATCATCGACGGGATACTTTTTGTGCTGGGACTTTCCAGCTCACGTACCCTCAGGGCAGAAAAGCTGACAGACCTCATCTACAACGGTGATAAGGCAAAGAAGCCTGATTTTGCACAGGTCACGATAAGGTTCGATAACACCGACCGCGAGATGCCTGTGGACGAGGACGAGGTTGTCATCAGCAGGAAGATCAGGGAAACAGAGAGTGGTTACTACAGCTATTTCTATTTTAACGGAAAGGCGGTCAGCCTGACGGATGTCCATAACCATCTTGCAAAGGCGCGTGTGACCCCTGAAGGCTATAACGTTGTTATGCAGGGTGACGTTACACGAATCATTACCATGACAGCAGGAGAGCGCCGCAAGATCATCGATGAGATTGCCGGTGTTGCTGAATTCGATAATAAGAGAGACAGGGCCCTGAACGAGCTGGAGATCGTAAGGGAGCGTATCGAAAGGGCTGACATACTTATAGAAGAAGTTGAGAAGCAGCTGGAGAAGCTCAAGGTGGAGCGCGACCAGGCTGTGAAATACCAGGGCCTCAAGCAGGAGAAGATGAAGTTTGAGGGCTTCGTACTGCTTGCAAAGCTCAAGGACGCGAGAGTTGAGCTTGAGAACGTCAGCCAGGATATCGTCGCCAAGGACGAGATCCGTGAGAAGCTGAAACAGGACCTTGACCTGAAGCAGGAAAAACTTGAGGGACTTGAGGATGAACTCAAAGACCTTACGTCCGAGATCCAGAGAATGGGAGAGAACGAGCAGATACAGATCAAGAAGGACATCGAAGAGATAAAGGGAGAGGTCTCAAGATGTGTCAACAGCATTGAACTTGCGGACAACGAGATCGAGGATATTGATTCCAGGCGTAAGAAGGCGTTCCTCGATATCGAGCAGACGAAGAACAGGGTCAATGAGATCGACGAGAAGCTCTCAGAGGAATCCCTCCGCAAGGACAGCATCTTTTCCGAGATATCAGAAAGAAAGACCGAGAGGATGATCCTGCAAAGCAGGATAGCGGATGTGGATGAGAAGTTTGCCCAGACCAGGGATGAGCTTACATCGTTCAAGAACGAGCTGGAAACAGTCAGGAACGACAAGAGCGAACTGATGCGACAGGAGGACCGCCTGCTGGACTCCCTTAGGAGAAGATCGGCAGAGGTTAGGGATATCGAGAACGAGATCGATGATGCAAAGGCAAAGGCACAATCCTCTGACAGCGATACGAAGTCCGCACAGTATGAGATCGAGAAAAATACAGAGCAGATAAACTCCCTGACAAAGGACCTCGATGACCTTGAAAGCAACCGTTTCCAGATCAAGACAGTGGTAACTGACCTTGAGACCACACTCAGGAAACAGCAACAGGATTACGCAATGCTGGAAGCACGTGTCCGTGCGGCAGAGGACACCAGCAATTATTCAAAAGCAGTTGACATGATCATCGCCGAGAAGAAGCACCATGGCCTTCCCGGCATCTATGGAACTATCGCCGAACTGGGAAGTGTGGACCAGAAGTATTCCACTGCCCTTGGCGTGGCAGCAGGCGGACGTATGCAGGCTATCGTTGTGGAGACCGACCAGGACGCTTCACGCGGGATACAGTTCCTGAAACAACAGCGAGGAGGGCGTGCAACCTTCCTGCCGCTTAACAAGATGGAGGCAAGAAGACCCTACAAGGACCTTTCTGACCGCAAAGGAGTCATCGGATATGCCATTGACCTGATCGACTTTGATCCAAAGTTCGAGGCCGCATACTGGTATGTCTTCAGGGATACACTTATTGTTGATACTCTTGAGAACGCACGCCGCCTCATTGGCGGCCTCCGTATGGTCACACTTGAGGGAGAGGTGATCGAAAAGAGCGGTGCAATGACCGGCGGATCCATGCAAAGGAAGACCGGGCTCTCATTTGCAGCCTCCGAGAAGGACAAGCTCATAAAGATCGCCGAGAATATCACTGAATTCGAATCAAGGCGTAATACCGCCATCAAGAAACTGGACGCTGTGGAAGGACATATTGCCGATATCAACCGCGAGATCCACGAACTGGAGAAGGAGATCTCAAAGAAGGAAATGATCTTCGAGGAGATCGGAAGCAGGTCAGAGCGCCTCAGCCAGCTTATCGAGACAAAGAACATCGAACTGGCAGAGATTGAGGAGCAGCGCACAAAGCTCCGTGAGGAAATGGAAGAGGTCGTTTCACAGAAGAACGAAAAGGAAGAGAGGACAGGAGAACTTGAGGAGAAGATCACTTCCATTGAGGAGAAGCTTTCCGAATCAGAGATCCCTGAACTCAACAAGCAGGCTGAGCGCATCGACGAGGAAATGCGCAGGCTTGACGGACGTATCCGTGACATTGAAGCTGATATCAATGCCCTGAACCTTGACCGCGAATATGCATCCACTAAGATCGAGGACAGTCGCCAGCTCATCAAGGAGATGGAGGAGAAGAGGTCCACCCACCGCGAACGTGTGGACGGGTTCAAGGCAAAGATAACCGAGCTGGAAGTGACGCTCAGGAACAAGGAGCAGCGTGAGCAGGAACTTGCCGAAGAGCTCAGGGAAATGCAGCAAAAGCGTGCCCTCAAGCAGACGGAATACAACGCTGCAGAAAAGGACCTTATGGCCACCAGATCAAGACTTGACGATGCTGACAAGTCCATGATGGCACTGGAAGCCACACAAAAGGCCCTTGCCGACCAGACAGAGGAGCTCAAGGAAGAGCTGGAAAGGCGCGGTATCGAAGAAGTAGAGGATGTGCCGAACTATGAAACGGTCAGCACAAGGATAGCATCCATAGAAAAGGCAATGGAAAAGCTTGAACCTGTGAACATGAGGGCCATTGACGAATACGACGAAGTGGACGCAAGGGTCGTGGACCTTAAGACCAGAAGGGCGATCCTGTTCAATGAGAGGGAGCAGATCCTGGACCGCATCGACCAGTATGAAACACTGAAAAAGGATGCGTTCATGGAAACCTTCAACGGCATCAACGAGCCGTTCAAGGAGATATTCAACGAGCTGTCCGATGGTACCGGGGAGCTTGTACTTGATGATTTCGAGGATCCGTTCAATGGCGGACTTACACTCAGGGCACAGCCAAAGGAGAAAACACTCCAGCGCCTTGAAGCCATGTCCGGAGGAGAAAAGAGTCTCACTGCCCTGGCCTTCGTCTTTGCCATCCAGCAATTCCGCCCGGCACCTTTCTATGCATTTGATGAGATCGATATGTTCCTTGACGGTTCAAATGCGGACAGGGTCGCCCAGCGCGTGAAAAAAGCCGGTACAAAGGCACAGTTCATTGTAGTATCCCTGCGTAAACCAATGATAGAAGCAGCTGAGCGTACCATTGGTGTCACAATGCAGGAGAACAATATCACAAACATCACGGGTGTGAAATTACGGTGA
- a CDS encoding ScpA family protein, with protein sequence MSDLSEVIEESESNIQAITSKPGNSVDPEFLETLRSLGVDESLVEFSDDVLCEPVEIFVNLAKNGDINPWDIDIVQATDKFLAYIEDMKMMDLRISGRTLLYAAILLRMKSTGIVQEEEEEDDDFLDDEMDFYEVEEYPVPKLPIRRTATRPVTLQELITELKKAEKVETRRKDRRIRHRIEVMDRATTDDVLGIAHEEDIRGRVDKLYEYLEELFQDREEVMFSDLIENSNSRSEKVMTYISLLFLASEKRVWLSQEELFGELYVHPVCETE encoded by the coding sequence GTGAGTGACCTTTCTGAAGTGATAGAGGAAAGCGAAAGCAACATTCAGGCAATTACAAGTAAACCCGGCAACTCTGTTGACCCGGAGTTCCTGGAGACACTCCGCAGCCTCGGCGTAGATGAGTCACTGGTAGAGTTCTCGGATGACGTGCTCTGCGAGCCTGTGGAGATCTTTGTCAATCTTGCAAAGAACGGGGACATCAATCCATGGGATATCGATATAGTGCAGGCTACTGACAAGTTCCTTGCATATATCGAAGATATGAAGATGATGGACCTGAGGATATCCGGCAGGACACTTTTGTACGCAGCCATCCTTCTCAGGATGAAGTCCACAGGTATCGTTCAGGAAGAGGAAGAAGAGGATGACGATTTCCTTGACGATGAAATGGACTTCTACGAGGTGGAGGAATATCCTGTTCCGAAACTCCCGATCCGACGTACTGCGACCCGGCCTGTGACCCTTCAGGAGCTTATTACCGAACTTAAAAAGGCAGAAAAGGTCGAGACCCGCAGGAAGGACAGGAGGATACGCCACCGCATCGAGGTCATGGACAGGGCAACAACTGATGATGTACTGGGCATAGCGCACGAGGAAGACATCAGGGGAAGGGTTGACAAACTTTACGAATACCTTGAGGAGCTGTTCCAGGACAGGGAAGAGGTAATGTTCTCGGACCTGATCGAAAACTCCAACAGTCGCTCTGAAAAAGTGATGACATACATCTCGCTTCTGTTCCTTGCATCTGAAAAAAGGGTATGGCTATCACAGGAAGAGCTTTTTGGTGAGCTGTATGTTCACCCGGTCTGCGAGACCGAATGA
- the scpB gene encoding SMC-Scp complex subunit ScpB, translated as MKDKEIIEAVLFAAGGAVDAQTLAKVVNKTAKTVKPVVQELMEEYSTRETGMEIIDLGARYVMQVKAEYTDLVSPVAPKELRSPILRTLSMIAYHQPVVQAELVDMRGNSAYDHIRELKERGLIEAVPHGRTKLLQTTSLFADYFGLTSNDPESIKKKIVELSRQQGGSEGLDRWLGRKFVGLTPMYSSLADLCGIKDYRIINAYDPTEEELESLADVFKMVISKGYEEKVSRYYDGEIIEVSSTTFGDIIDAINALEGVADPDRAKESIELIEDLRDRYVSKALVISRKVKPATDMIARIVSDLRLGVSAEGCIVAPDYGTSSEGVDISEGADILVPTHSKVEGDLVDRVCKKYDAIIDGLKNLEK; from the coding sequence ATGAAAGATAAGGAGATCATTGAAGCCGTTCTTTTTGCGGCAGGCGGGGCTGTTGACGCCCAGACACTTGCAAAGGTCGTCAATAAGACGGCAAAGACCGTCAAGCCTGTAGTCCAGGAACTTATGGAAGAATATTCCACAAGAGAGACAGGGATGGAGATCATTGACCTTGGCGCCCGCTATGTAATGCAGGTCAAAGCCGAATATACCGATCTTGTGAGCCCGGTAGCTCCAAAGGAACTGAGATCCCCGATCCTCCGAACCCTTTCCATGATAGCCTATCACCAGCCTGTGGTCCAGGCAGAGCTTGTGGACATGAGAGGGAATTCCGCATACGACCACATACGGGAACTTAAAGAAAGAGGACTGATCGAAGCAGTACCTCACGGCAGGACAAAACTGCTCCAGACAACATCCCTTTTTGCAGATTATTTCGGACTTACATCCAACGACCCCGAATCCATTAAAAAGAAGATAGTCGAGCTTTCCCGACAGCAGGGAGGAAGCGAAGGCCTTGACAGGTGGCTTGGAAGGAAGTTCGTAGGACTAACTCCCATGTACAGTTCACTTGCCGACCTTTGCGGCATCAAGGATTACAGGATCATCAATGCCTACGATCCCACCGAAGAAGAACTGGAGAGCCTTGCAGACGTCTTCAAGATGGTCATCTCAAAAGGTTACGAGGAGAAGGTCAGCAGGTATTATGACGGGGAGATAATTGAGGTCAGCTCCACCACATTCGGGGATATTATTGATGCCATCAATGCACTCGAAGGCGTTGCCGATCCTGACAGGGCAAAGGAGAGCATCGAGCTTATCGAGGATCTCAGGGACAGATATGTATCAAAGGCACTGGTCATCAGCAGGAAGGTAAAACCTGCTACTGATATGATCGCACGTATAGTCAGTGACCTGAGGCTGGGAGTCTCCGCCGAAGGTTGCATAGTCGCGCCGGACTATGGAACATCCAGTGAAGGGGTGGACATATCAGAGGGGGCCGATATCCTTGTACCCACACACTCAAAGGTCGAGGGCGATCTTGTGGACAGGGTATGCAAAAAATACGATGCTATCATCGATGGCCTCAAAAATCTTGAAAAATGA
- a CDS encoding TATA-box-binding protein, giving the protein MTEYNIKIENVVASTKLAEEFDLTKIEAEFEGAEYNKQKFPGLVYRVSDPKAAFLVFTSGKVVCTGAKNVEDVHTVIGDMAKKLNGIGIETIAEPEITVQNIVASADLKAVLNLNAIAIGLGLENIEYEPEQFPGLVYRIDEPKVVVLIFSSGKLVVTGGKSPENCEEGVEVVRQQLDNMGLL; this is encoded by the coding sequence ATGACGGAATATAACATCAAGATAGAAAACGTGGTTGCGTCCACCAAACTTGCTGAAGAATTCGACCTTACAAAGATAGAAGCGGAATTCGAAGGCGCAGAATATAACAAGCAAAAGTTCCCGGGACTTGTATATCGCGTTTCCGATCCAAAGGCCGCATTCCTTGTGTTCACATCAGGAAAAGTGGTTTGTACAGGTGCAAAGAACGTTGAGGACGTACACACCGTTATCGGCGACATGGCAAAGAAGCTCAATGGAATTGGTATCGAGACCATTGCTGAACCGGAGATCACCGTACAGAACATTGTAGCTTCAGCTGACCTTAAAGCTGTGCTCAACCTCAATGCGATCGCTATCGGACTTGGTCTTGAGAACATCGAATACGAGCCGGAGCAGTTCCCGGGACTTGTTTACAGGATCGATGAACCAAAGGTTGTCGTACTTATCTTCAGCTCCGGAAAACTTGTGGTCACAGGTGGAAAGTCACCGGAGAACTGCGAGGAAGGTGTCGAGGTCGTAAGGCAGCAGCTTGACAACATGGGACTTTTGTAA
- the aglJ gene encoding S-layer glycoprotein N-glycosyltransferase AglJ: protein MEIQVPLDKNDVCILIPTLNEEATIKQLIEDFQAEGFENILVIDGHSRDRTRQLAEESGARVVVQEGKGKGQAVQEAFQLIEDPYTVMIDGDGTYLASDIYTVLNPLIEGHADQTIGNRFANFEPEAFTKLNLTGNKVLNKLFGLAYGVWLEDILTGYRGFNKRSIKGLNLNEMGFEIETEITVESVKHEMKVEVVPITYVARHSSADTKLNPMRDGFKIGKTIFRMARLHNPMFYFGIFGSLLTLSGIVVGVYVVNEWLSGVTRIPMTILTALLIMTGIQMFIFGMLSDLVVSLHRETMRMMRKNNER from the coding sequence ATGGAAATTCAGGTCCCCCTGGACAAAAACGATGTTTGCATCCTCATCCCGACACTGAATGAGGAAGCAACCATAAAACAGCTTATCGAGGATTTCCAGGCGGAAGGTTTTGAGAACATCCTCGTCATTGATGGCCATAGTCGCGATCGCACCCGCCAGCTTGCTGAGGAAAGCGGAGCAAGGGTCGTGGTCCAGGAAGGAAAAGGCAAGGGCCAGGCAGTCCAGGAAGCATTCCAGCTTATAGAGGACCCCTACACCGTCATGATCGACGGTGACGGGACATACCTCGCAAGTGACATCTATACTGTCCTTAATCCACTTATTGAAGGTCATGCTGACCAGACCATCGGAAACAGGTTTGCGAATTTCGAGCCTGAAGCGTTCACTAAACTGAACCTTACAGGTAACAAAGTGCTTAACAAGCTCTTCGGCCTGGCATACGGTGTCTGGCTGGAGGATATCCTTACAGGATACCGCGGTTTCAACAAAAGATCGATCAAGGGACTCAACCTTAATGAGATGGGGTTTGAGATCGAGACAGAGATCACCGTTGAAAGCGTGAAGCACGAGATGAAGGTCGAAGTGGTGCCTATCACATACGTTGCAAGGCATTCATCGGCAGATACCAAGCTCAACCCTATGAGGGACGGTTTCAAGATAGGGAAGACCATTTTCCGGATGGCAAGGCTTCACAACCCGATGTTCTATTTCGGGATATTCGGCTCACTACTGACACTATCAGGCATTGTGGTCGGCGTTTATGTGGTCAATGAGTGGTTAAGCGGAGTTACCCGCATACCAATGACAATACTGACCGCCTTGTTAATAATGACGGGGATCCAGATGTTCATTTTCGGCATGCTTAGCGATCTTGTAGTATCACTGCACAGGGAAACCATGCGCATGATGCGTAAGAACAATGAACGTTAA
- the thiC gene encoding phosphomethylpyrimidine synthase ThiC, with product MTIVEDAKAGQITEEMKVVAQKEGLEPEFIRRGIAAGRIVIPTSPYRDVKLCGIGEGLVTKVNASIGASSDIVDLDMEVKKAQAAEAAGADTLMELGTGGDFLGIRKAVCDSISLSVGSVPLYQAFITAAKRDGSIIHMTEDDLWNATEEQAKLGTNFMAIHTGINNIVLDRLKAHGRYGGLCSRGGAFMTTWMLHNEKENPLYSDFDYLCEILKEHEVVLSTGNGMRAGAIHDATDRAQIQELIINSECAQKAHDEYGLQVIVEGPGHVPLDEVEMNVKLMKSMSGRKPFYMLGPLVTDIGAGRDHIVTAIGAATSAANGCDFLCYVTPAEHLALPNLEDVVEGVKTSRIAAHVGDMVKLGKRDEDLAMGRARRDLDWEKVFEYSLDPELARKIRTERSSADEDACTMCGDFCALKIVNQSYDLAK from the coding sequence ATGACAATCGTAGAAGACGCCAAAGCTGGCCAAATTACAGAAGAAATGAAAGTTGTCGCCCAGAAGGAAGGTTTAGAACCTGAATTCATCAGGCGTGGAATTGCTGCAGGTAGGATCGTAATCCCAACTTCCCCATACAGGGATGTAAAGCTCTGTGGTATCGGTGAAGGTCTTGTAACAAAGGTCAACGCATCAATCGGTGCTTCCTCAGATATCGTCGACCTTGACATGGAAGTTAAAAAGGCACAGGCTGCAGAAGCTGCTGGTGCAGACACACTCATGGAGCTTGGAACCGGTGGAGATTTCCTCGGCATCAGAAAAGCTGTCTGTGACTCAATCTCACTTTCTGTTGGATCAGTTCCTTTATACCAGGCATTCATCACTGCTGCAAAGAGAGACGGTTCAATCATCCACATGACAGAAGATGACCTCTGGAATGCAACAGAAGAACAGGCAAAGCTCGGTACAAACTTCATGGCTATCCACACAGGTATCAACAACATCGTTCTCGACAGGCTCAAAGCACACGGTCGTTACGGTGGTCTCTGTTCCCGTGGCGGTGCTTTCATGACAACATGGATGCTCCACAATGAGAAGGAAAACCCACTTTACTCTGACTTCGACTACCTTTGTGAGATCCTCAAGGAGCACGAAGTTGTCCTCTCCACAGGTAACGGAATGCGCGCAGGTGCAATCCACGATGCTACCGACAGGGCACAGATCCAGGAGCTCATCATCAACTCCGAGTGCGCACAGAAAGCACACGACGAATACGGTCTTCAGGTAATCGTCGAAGGTCCAGGTCACGTACCACTCGATGAAGTAGAGATGAACGTCAAGCTCATGAAGTCAATGAGCGGTCGCAAGCCATTCTACATGCTCGGTCCACTCGTCACAGATATCGGTGCAGGTCGCGACCACATCGTTACCGCAATCGGTGCAGCAACATCCGCAGCAAACGGCTGTGACTTCCTCTGCTACGTAACCCCTGCAGAACACCTTGCACTTCCAAACCTTGAAGATGTTGTTGAGGGTGTCAAGACATCCAGGATAGCAGCACACGTCGGTGACATGGTCAAACTCGGAAAGAGAGACGAAGACCTTGCAATGGGCAGAGCACGCAGAGACCTTGACTGGGAGAAGGTATTCGAGTATTCACTCGATCCAGAACTCGCAAGAAAGATCAGGACAGAAAGATCATCAGCTGATGAAGACGCATGCACAATGTGCGGTGACTTCTGCGCTCTTAAGATCGTTAACCAGAGCTACGATCTTGCAAAGTAA